In the Octopus sinensis linkage group LG17, ASM634580v1, whole genome shotgun sequence genome, one interval contains:
- the LOC115220705 gene encoding uncharacterized protein LOC115220705 — MLSLRNIPCIFGLFWNMFHGINANFNCPKPYGYFRDPNNCTVFYRCVNSYPYFFTCQTGAVFDEIHDICTWPINVPECLTDDQHVTTTLPPETIRPTRSSIGKKIVTDSIVLEIPSDYISDESQCKFIQLTLNVILQALVQGSSVTKCPDGICAVPRIEVVCNTDYK, encoded by the exons ATGCTCTCTCTCAGAAACATTCCTTGCATCTTTG GTTTGTTCTGGAACATGTTCCATGGCATCAATGCTAATTTCAACTGTCCCAAACCATACGGTTACTTCCGAGACCCCAACAACTGCACCGTCTTCTACCGTTGTGTCAATTCATACCCGTATTTCTTCACGTGTCAAACTGGAGCTGTTTTTGATGAGATTCATGATATCTGTACATGGCCAATCAATGTACCCGAATGTTTGACAGACGATCAACATGTCACAACAACGCTACCTCCCGAAACCATTCGGCCGACACGAAGTTCTATAG GCAAAAAGATAGTCACAGACAGCATAGTGCTGGAGATACCATCTGATTATATAAGCGATGAATCTCAATGTAAATTCATCCAGTTGACTCTGAACGTTATTTTGCAAGCGTTGGTCCAAGGAAGTAGCGTCACTAAATGTCCGGATGGAATATGCGCCGTACCAAGGATAGAAGTTGTCTGCAATACTGATTACAAATGA